TATTCATCAGTCATAATTTGACCGTTATATTTATGGCGACAGCATTCTATTTGCGTAACGTATGTAGTATATTCCACCAACACGCTAACTGCTTGAATAAAGTCAGAATACGGCACCAAGATAATCTCAAACAAGACGAGTCATAATTGATAAAAGAGTCACCAGTAGCTAAATCCAAAGAATCGGCCATATTTCAATTGCTTACTTATTTCTGAAGAATATGCTTGTTCTGGACATTGTAAGTCAGCTTCTAAAATCATGTATTTAACTATTGTCATCATGATACAAATCTCATCCAAAAGAATCGGCGTACTTCACTGCATTCCTTTCTGAGAATGGTGAACCGGACaagtattgttttgttttttttacctTACCTCTGGGAGGAACATCAATCATTGATGTCAAAAATATCAGTCTATAGTTCATATATAGAATCTTTCTGTTGGCGCCGCTACATGTCAATGAGAAAAATGaggaaaattcaaaataatttgaGTGTTGTTGTTCAAGACATCCGCGTTCACTTGACTCCTTGAAAACCAATGTCGTCTATGATCAAACAAAAGCTGGAGCAGCAGCAGCTGATTTGGTGGTCATAATGGTGTTTCAAGGAGCTCTATCGAAGGGCTTTGTATCATTATAACAGACATCCCAGACAGCTTCCATAGCATCCTTTGCAGCTGCTTCTGAGCAGTATGGATTAGCAATCACAGATTTCATCACTCTTCTTCTCACGCATTCCTTCAAATTTAACATTGACAACTTCAGAAATATTCTGAACTTTTAAATAAATGTCTCAAACAAATTCGACAAAACTACAGGGAAAATAACAAATGGAATGTGCTTCCTATACGAAGCAAATTGTTATTAGATTACAGTTAAACATAATAACCGCAATTTAACAAAATCGCATGCATGGAAAGAAAGATAAAGGAAGACCTATGCTGATGCTAAATCGTTTGCTCAAGCTTAACTCTcaggataaaaaaaattcattaatggGGTTTGGACAATAATGGTTACTACATTCTGAGGGACCTAACAGAAGGTGTCTCCTCTCTACATCACTACCATTTGACAGAGCCTAATAGTACAGTGATAATTCAACATCAGAGTTGGCTCTAAACTATCCATTTGCGCTCCCTTAAAAATGCTACATTTTTATTGAACATGTTCTTTTACAAACCTCCACAACACCATCAAGCATTTCAATTGAGATGAGGTCAAGAGAAGTAACTGTAAGTTAACaatcaaattaaggtaaaagTGGGCGCTATATTTCATAAGGGAATCACCAACGGAAGAGGACAACTGGAGATAATATAAACAAGAAATAAACTTTTCAATGCTCTTCAGCAATTCCACATTTCACATTACACCCTGAACATGCGAAAATTGGCATAATGAGTTCTGTCAACTCAAAACATAAAGCCACCAACTAGCAAACAAAAAGCACCTCAATCTCAACGTCATAATAAAAAATCCAGACTACTTTTATTAGTACTGACAACCAGTCATTTTTCCTTTCTATTGCAGTAGTGATAAGACGACGGACTGTGCTAAGCACCCATTGATCTCCAACTAAAATTACCATTTGAGAacctaataaaaaaaacaagagcTTCATACATTATGCAATGCATAAAGCATTAAATCACAAGGCCTAAGTGGATACTAAGGAGGAGTTAGTTGACATAAGAGAATACAACTTCCAAAATGCTCTTTCGGGAAATGTAATTCTGCAACATGAGCATGCTAAAGCACTTGATCTATAAATTTctaaatgaaataaatcattatagttattttaatcatttgagATTTTCAGGTTTAACTTTCTCTTCCAGATATTCTACTGCAATAAATGAAATTTAAGATCcaattttgagaaaaaaatgactTATATTCTCTATTATTAACAGAGCTAGTTTGACATGCACTCGTTTTTGAGCTGCCTTCTAAGAAGCTCGTggtcttaaattttaaatctgcAGGAGTTGGTGTTCAATTTGTCGCATTCTGAAAAGTTTTATGACTGTCTACCGTGATCTCATGCACTTGTATTCTCAAAATACATACATGTCATTGCGAATACTACACCACCAATTTGTTCAGAGAATAAGGGATCAAATTCTGCTATTTGGTTCAGGAATGTTGTAAACTTGCATATAAAGGAAAAAAGCATTAGCCAGAATCAtagttttgaaagagttttaaAACTCACTTGCTCGTGACCTCTAATTTTCATATAACCTCGGAGCAATTCCCTTTTAAAATGGCAATCTCCACTTAGATGGCCAGCACGAATCTGTACCACATAAACGACACAATAAGAAACCGGAACTAAGTATGAACAAGTAAAAAGGGCAGTAAACCAACTCCATTAACACTTCAACAGTGATAGCCATAACACTCACCTCACTGCAGGCATGATGAGCACAATTAGCCCAGTTCAAGTTGGCAGCACGACAGTCATCATAAGCATGAATAAGCTCATGAATAACCACTTGATCAACCTCATCTTGAATGTTCATATGATTACTGCATACGATTATCTTACAATGCAAAGTATAAGAATTATAGAAATGGCGACTAATGACATAAGTCGATAATGTTTGTCAAGAAAGAAGAatcaaaatacaaattttagGATCATTAATAGTGTTTAGATCATGCATTAAGATATTATCTTCCGCTTTATATTCTTTCAGAGAGAAATGTCGAATTCTATCAactcatataaattaaaattcaatactTTCAATTGTCAAGAAATGAATTGCATACAAATGAAACTAACAAAGAAAAAACATAATTACCCCATCACCGCGAACATAACCGCCACTGATCTTCTTATCACAATCAACAGCTTTGATAAAGCTATCCCCAATTCCACACCCTGCCTTCTCTAAATGCTCCCTCAAAAATTTCACCATTGGAGCTGATTCAAACAAACCCATAAAAGAAACATCAATAAATGACAGAATTGCAAGAACCCATTTCGTTTTATGATGAATTAGAAGAATTGAAATGGTTTGAATTCgatttctaaaaccctaaaaccctagtttgattgaaaataaaagacACAAAGGTTAAAGCTTTGTTACTTCGGAGACTTTTACGAATCATGTCCTGGCATTCTTCTACCGTCCTGCCACCAGAGATAGGTGTTTGAATGGTTTCATCGGCCATTCTATGATGTGGTTTCAATGGCGGAGGACTTATGTTGCTGTAAATTCTATGGATGGGTAACTTTTTGGCGCTACTAACTGCAAGTATTAAGCCAAAATGTCATTTAAATGAGCCTTAaaacagtgttttaaaaaccgaaccggtggccgaaaAGGTGAGGCCACCGGTTACCGGTTGAACCAATTTAATAACCAGTTCAGctggtttaataaatttaaaaaaattaaaaaaaaatatggtttATCAGTTTTTATCGGTTCAGCTTCCGGTTCACTGGTTCGACACTTGGGTTTTTACCTGTTTAATCTGATTCGATCCGGTTCAACCCGGTCCAACCTGATTTAACCaaaacattcaatttttttacagtTTAGACTGGACCATTGGCCCGTTAACCAGATTGACAGGTCAGTCCGGTTTGGTTTTTAAATCTCTGCGTTAAACAccctcattttttttttatcaaaaatggTTAGCGACTCTTTATAGTGTcaattgttagttgttagttacagAGGTATGATTCGAATCCACATCCTCTTAATGCTCTTAGGGATCATTTGGTTTAAGGTTGAGGATCAGAATAGTAATGggaataaaaaagaaatgagaATTGTTGGGTCCAGCAGTAGCTCAAGAGGGGGGGTGGTGAATTGAGACTTAAAAACTTTTACTTAAATATGCAAAGCTAATGGAATAGCTTCAGCCTGATGAATATAAAGTCTTCACAAGCTAATCAAGTATGGATCAGTTTGAGAGCTATGTGATATAAACTTATGAAAACCTTTTTAACAGAGTATAGAAACTAAGATAATAGAaggttttgtatagttttaaAGAAAAGCTTTCTTTCAAAAACGATTTCAGATGAAGCTAATAAAGCAGAAACTAAAGCATAAAACTGAACACCAGatttttatagtggttcggCAACCCTGCCTACATCCACTCCTTAAGGATCCCCATCCTTAAGTATTCCACTCTTAGATCTCTATTACGGGCTAGAGATAAAGCCAATAAGAATACAACCCTAGTTCTACCCAGAAGCTAGTCTGTAACTTACAAGCTGATTTGATAGCTTCAGCAAACTAATACCCTTTGGAGAATAAATATGATTCTACCCAGAACCTAATCTATTCCTCACAAGTTGTTTACAGAAAGATGGTATAAACTCTCACTCAAACTATTCCTAGTTTTCTTGAGATAAATTACCGAGGATTGAAAGCTCTTGAAAATGTGGAAACTTGATCTTTTTCACTTGATTTCCCACACCTTTGCAAATGGAGAAGAATGCCTTTTATAGACTCCAAGAATCTTCTAGAGAGTAGGGCTGAGTCACATCGGGATATTCCTTCAATTCTTATCCTCTATGCAAGGTGTACATGGTGACAAGAGGAGGAGCCTATTCTAGGCTGATCTGGCCAATCAGGTGGAGCTCAGGTTTGTTTGGTAGTGCTGGCAGCCTGATTGCAGTACATGGTACACTGACAACCTGATAGTGCTGGGCTGATAATTTTCAAGCTGATTCCAAAAATACCCTCCATCATTGTTGCTAGAGGAAAGATCAAGATGCTTCTAAAAATTGGGCCTTGCAATAATTCAATCAACACATTAGTGGGCTTTAGTTATCATCAAAACAAGGGATAAAAAATAAGGGCCTATagccaacaatctccccctttttgatgaTGACAAAACCTTTCCATTTGCAAGATATGAATATTTCTAGAAGAGTAGTAAGAGTTATTTAGCATGCTCCCCCTGAATATATGGCATATATGAAGAAGCtaaataaaacagtttcataaaagaCATGCCATGAAATATGATCATAAAAGAACAAGACAATAAATGCTTTAACAAGCTAACAAAATACCATGAAAAGAGGGGCTACTACTCCCCCTTTTTGTCAGTCATCCAAAAAGGCAAAATAAACCAAgttcagaagaaaaaaaacataagtAAATTAGGTTCAGAAAACAGGCTAATTCAATTAGCTTCACAGTTCTTCAGGCTTGTCCTTTGACCCAGGCTGACCCTTCTGTATTGGAACAGTCTTGAAAGAGCAGCTTGATCGAGTTGACCGTCTGATAGGCAGCTTGGGAGGTCTGGAGGCTGGTTCAGTTTTGGTTGACAGTCTGTCAGAGTCAGAGGCTTTCTTTTTGGGGAGGCTGATGACCGGAGCTGGAACAGGATTAGCTTCAGGTTGAGCTAATTTGACTAGCTTGGAGAATTCTGCTTTCATAGCTAGCATGCTCTGGTCAAAGGTATTCCTGCAAAAATTCTCAAAGACAGCAAATTTACTCATTAGCTCAGAGGGCAAATTAGCCTGAGGAATAGGTTCACTAGGAGCTTCTTATTTGGATCTGCAGGGATAACTTCTGGATCAGCAATCTTGACTGTGTTATCAGAATGAGGCTCAGTCTGATTTGCTTTCTCAGCACTTTGTTCTCCAACTGATTCTTCAGATTCCTTGTCCCGTGAGGTCTTCAGTAGGCCACCTATGATCCTATCAGCTTCAGTCTTGGCTGGGGCCTTTAGCTTCTGTTTGTTTTTCCCAGAAGCTAATTTCTGGATGGCAGCTTTCCTCATTAGCAGAGGCTCATTGTCTGATGAGCTGATATCTTTCTCACTGGATTCCTTATCTGAACCATTCTTCACACTGTCAAGAGAGTTGGTTTTGGAGGAGCCAGAATCACCTACCTCCACAGTTTCAGTTTTCTCACTTTCAACCTGTTTCTCCTGTTTGATCTTCTTAACAGCTTGAAAACTCCCAGATTCAATACCTCTCTTCTTAGTACGAGTAGTAAATAGCTTGGACACCACATCAGTTTCAGCAATATGTGTACATTTATAGGCAGATAAATTTACTCCTAGATGTTTAAACAGTAAAGTCAAATGCATTCCATAGGGCagatttttgttctttttcacACCAAGCATAACAGTCATTAGTAAATAGCACAGGTTGTAGGGTTTAAGTTTGACTAAATGCCACATGACAAAGAGCTCAATACTGCTAACATAATCGTGACTACCAGACTTGGGGGAAATGAAGCAGGTAAGGAATTTATGAATGACTCTAAGTCTAGGAATGAGAGAAGCAGAGCTAACGTGTTCGGAACCTTTTATCTCGGATTGAGCGGTGGCCAGAGCTTTGAAAGTACCTTCATTGAAGGCAGAGAGTTGACAGACTTCTGCCTTTTTAGCACCTCTAGTTCCTTGGTTAGGGATCTGGAAAGCCTCAGATAAGGTTGATAGTGTGATTAGGCACTTCTTTTTCCTTAGAGTCACTGTGAATTCTGTTTTCCCTTTCGGTTTGAGTGAGTTATAGAACTCATTCACCAATTCTTCATATATCCCAGTTTTGATCTGAATGAAGGCTGTCCATTGTTGAGCTTCAAACCATTCCTTGAAGGAGAATTTTTCTTTGCCATAGAATGCCCAATCGATTGATTTAGGAGGGATGAGAGTTCGTCTCGGTTGCTCAGATGTTTCTGACTTGGGTGTGCTTTCAGTCGTGCCAAAAAGGAATTCGGCTATTTTTCTACTCCCTTCGGGTTCCTCAACAATTTTTGCAGGTCTCTTGCCCATGGTGAGAGGTGATGAGTTGGTTTGAGAGAAGAAGGTGgtttgaggaagaagatgagGTGTGCGGCGGTTTTTGAGATGAGGTGGAATAGAAAATTAGGTTTTAATGAGTGGGTAGGGTAAGTGGGGTAAGTGGGGTTAATGGGTAAGGGAATGGGCTTTTTAAGAGAGATTTAAAAATTGTGGGCCTCTGAGAGCTTTGTTTCGACCCAGATGAGAGGTAACCTGATTAGCCTTGACCCTGAGCTGATTTAGTACCTGTTTCTGGGAAAATAAAAAGCTAAAGACAGAAATAggtaaaacaaaataaaataaaataaaataaaataaaataaaataaaataaagtaaaataaaataaaataaaagagagaagagagagatgTGTATTTGCCAAAGTGATTGAGTTAGAACTTGTTTAAGAGCTGATTTTCATTAGTCCAAGTTCTCCTCTTATTTTGCAATACTGATCTTCAGAGAGAGGTTTGGTGAAGATGTCTGCAAGCTGATTTTCAGTAGGCACAAAGATTAGCTTGATGTTACCAGCCTGAACATGGTCTCGAATGAAGTGATGTCTGATCTCAATGTGCTTTGTTCTTGAGTGTAGCACAGGATTTTTTGACAAGTTGATGGCACTTGTGTTGTCACATAGAATGGGGATGAGTTTATAAATTAGCTCATAGTCCTCAAGCTGCTGCTTGATCCATATAATCTGGGCAACACAGCTTCCAGCAGCTATGTATTCAGCTTCAGCAGTGGATAAGCTAATAGAAGTTTGCTTTTTGCTTTTTGCTTTGCCATGAGACTAATGAGCTTCCTAGGAATTGACATCCTCCTGAAGTGCTTTTTCTATCAATTTGACAACCTGCAAAATCAGCATCACTATACCCAACCAAATCAAATGAAGCAGCCCTTGAATACCATAAGCCTAATTCATCAGTCCCAAGTAAATATCTAAGAATGCGTTTGACAGCAATAAGATGAGATTCTTTTGGGTTAGCTTGAAAGCGAGCACATAAACAAACACTAAAGTGAATATCAGGTCTACTAGATGTAAGATAAAGAAGAGATCCAATCATACCTCGGTAGAGCTTAATGTCTACCTCTTTACCTTTTTCATCTGTAGTTAGCTTGGTGGTTGTGCTCATTGGTGTTCGGCTTTCCTTAGCTTCTGtcattttgaactttttgagGAGTTCTCTTGTATATTTAGTTTGACAAATAAAAATCCCATCTTGGCTTTGCTTAATTTGAAGACCGAGAAAGAAAGTGAGTTCTCCCATCATACTCATTTCAAACTCATTCTTCATTAGCTCTGCAAACTGATTGCACAAGCTGCTTTGAGTAACTCCAAACACAATGTCATCTACATATACTTGGACAATGATGATTTCTTTCTGACTTCTCTTGGTGAAGAGTGTGGTGTCAACTTTGCCTCTTACAAATCCGTTTTCGAGAAGAAATTTGCTCAGCCTATCGTACCATGCTCTAGGAGCCTGTTTTAGCCCATATAGAGCCTTGGTTATCTTGTAGACATAATCAGGTTTAGCAGAGTCTTCAAAACCAGGGGGCTGATTGACATAAACTTCTTCTTCTAGATATCCATTGAGAAAGGCACTTTTGACATCCATCTGGAAAAGTTTGAAGTTCTTGTGGCAAGCAAAGGCACATAACATTCGAATAGCTTCAAGTCTAGCAACCGGGGCAAATGTTTCATCAAAGTCTATTCCTTCAGCCTGATTGTAACCTTTAGCTACCAATATTGCTTTGTTTCTGACCACATTTCCATCTTCATCAAGTTTGTTCCTAAACACCCACTTAGTTCCAATGATAGACTGATTCTTTGGTTTAGGAACTAATTGCCAGACTTTGTTTCTCTCGAATTGATTTAGCTCCTCCTGCATAGCCATTAGCCAGTTTTCATCAGCTTCAGCTTCTTCAATTGACTTTGGTTCGATCTTGGATACGAAGGCTATGTTTCCTATCATGTTTCTCAGTTTGCTCCTTGTAACTAGCCTGTCTGAAGGACTGGAAAGAAGATTTTCTTTAGAGTGATCTTTGTGGTATCTCCATTCGGTTGGTAGATCAGTGTGGATCTGTTCGTCATTATTAGTTTGGAGATTATTAGCTTGCTGATCATCTTCCCAGTTTAGAGACTCCTTTTGCTGATCATTATCAGGCTGAGCCTGATTGAACAGTTCTGTAGTTGTATCTCCAGTTTGAGCTGTTTTATTAGCTTGAGGTGTCTTTTCTTGGTTCGAACCTGTTTCTTCATCATCAACAGATTCTCTCCTTGATAGAGAGGGATTAGTTTCACTAAAAACAACATGAATAGATTCTTCAACAACAAGTGATGTTTTGTTGAAGACTCTATAAGCTTTGCTATGTTTTGAGTATCCTAAGAAGATACCTTCAGTAGCTTTGGCATCAAACTTAGCAAGCTGATTCTTGTTGTTATTGTGaataaaacatttacaaccaaaaaatttcaaatagcTTAATTTTGGAGTTTACCTTTCCAGAGCTCATAAGGAGTCTTTTTCAGAATAGATCTTACCAATGCTCTGTTTTGAATGTAACAGGCTGTGCTAATAGCTTCGGCCCAGAAGTATTTGGGTAGCTTGGCTTCATTGATCATGGTTCGACCCATTTCTTGAAGGGTTCTGTTCTTTCTCTCTACCACTCCATTTTGCTGGGGAGTTCTAGGTGCTGAGAAGTTGTGAGTGATTCCATTGTCGTTGCAAAACTCCTCAAATAGCTTGTTTTCAAATTCCCTTCCATGGTCACTTTGAACGGTGGAAATCTTTAGCCCTTGTTGATTTTGAATTCTTTTGCAGAGATTTGAGAATTTCTCAAAGGCTTCATCTTTGTGAGCAAGAAAAAGAACCCAAGTGAGTCTTGAATAATCATCCACAATCACAAAGGCGTAAGATTTACCTCCCAAGCTAGTTGGAGTGATTGGACCGAATAGGTCAAGGTGAAGTAGCTCCAGAGGTCTACTAGAGTTTAGTTGTCCTTTAGATTTGAAGGATGATCTGGTTTGCTTCCCCTTTTGACATGCATCACAAATGGAACCTTTTTCGAATTTTAGGCTGGGCAGTCCTTCCACAAGCTGATAGATGGATAATTTGTTGATTAGCTTCATACTTGCATGGCCTAATCGTCTGTGCCATAGCCAATAATTTTCTTCAATGGTAGCGAGACATAGATCAGACTCATTAAGTTTCTCTAGATCAATGAGATATATGTTGTCTACTCTATCTCCTGTGATTAGAGTTTGGTTACTAGACAAGTCTTGAACTTCGCATTTGTTAGGTTCAAAAATCACTCTTCtgtttttatcacataattggCTGACACTGAGTAGGTTGAATTGTAACCCGCTGACCAGAGATACATCTTCGATAGGATGATTAGTCCCAATAGTTCCTGAACCGATAATTTTAGCTTGACTGTTGTCTCCAAAGCTAACTGATCCTCTTCCATTTAGTTTAAGCTGGGTGAACTTGGATTTGTCACCCGTCATATGCATAGAGCATGCACTGTCCATGTACCAGTTGTCATGTGCCTTTTTGCTCCTTAGGCAAACCTGAAAAGATCAGTTAGTTTTAGGTACCCAAGCTAAATTGGGTCCTGATGGGTTAGCTTTGACATATAAGTTGTTCCGAGTCTGATTACCTTGAGTGGCTTTctttttgaaattgcaaaattcATCCGAGTGGCCTTTTCGGTTACAGTAAAAGCATGATTCTTTAGTGGCAAAAGGTTGGGCTTGATAGTTAGATCGAGATGGGCCAACCATGGCTTTCACAAACTGAGTAGCTTTGGGTTCTTGAATTTTCAAAGTATCATACCCAATGCCAACTTTGCTTTTAGATA
This window of the Mercurialis annua linkage group LG5, ddMerAnnu1.2, whole genome shotgun sequence genome carries:
- the LOC126683424 gene encoding mitochondrial inner membrane protease ATP23 produces the protein MADETIQTPISGGRTVEECQDMIRKSLRTPMVKFLREHLEKAGCGIGDSFIKAVDCDKKISGGYVRGDGIIVCSNHMNIQDEVDQVVIHELIHAYDDCRAANLNWANCAHHACSEIRAGHLSGDCHFKRELLRGYMKIRGHEQECVRRRVMKSVIANPYCSEAAAKDAMEAVWDVCYNDTKPFDRAP